The Glycine soja cultivar W05 chromosome 3, ASM419377v2, whole genome shotgun sequence genome window below encodes:
- the LOC114407755 gene encoding GDSL esterase/lipase At5g33370-like, translating to MTSVLVFGYCLVISLVVALGSVSAQPTRAFFVFGDSLVDSGNNDFLVTTARADAPPYGIDYPTHRPTGRFSNGLNIPDLISLELGLEPTLPYLSPLLVGEKLLIGANFASAGIGILNDTGIQFLNIIHIQKQLKLFHEYQERLSLHIGAEGTRNLVNRALVLITLGGNDFVNNYYLVPYSARSRQFSLPDYVRYLISEYRKVLRRLYDLGARRVLVTGTGPMGCVPAELATRSRTGDCDVELQRAASLFNPQLVQMLNGLNQELGADVFIAANAQRMHMDFVSNPRAYGFVTSKIACCGQGPYNGVGLCTPASNLCPNRDLYAFWDPFHPSEKASRIIVQQILRGTTEYMHPMNLSTIMAIDSKT from the exons GTTTCTGCTCAACCAACAAGGGCTTTCTTCGTATTTGGTGATTCACTCGTGGACAGTGGTAACAATGATTTCTTGGTAACCACAGCCAGAGCAGACGCTCCACCCTATGGCATTGACTACCCAACACACAGACCCACTGGACGCTTCTCTAATGGCCTAAACATCCCTGACTTAATTA GTTTGGAGCTTGGCTTAGAGCCTACACTACCCTATTTGAGCCCGCTACTAGTTGGAGAGAAGCTCTTAATTGGTGCCAATTTTGCCTCCGCTGGAATTGGCATTCTCAATGATACTGGAATTCAATTT TTGAACATTATCCACATTCAGAAGCAACTGAAGCTATTCCACGAGTATCAGGAAAGGTTAAGTTTACACATTGGTGCGGAGGGAACCAGGAACCTAGTAAACAGAGCACTCGTCCTCATCACTCTTGGAGGCAATGATTTTGTCAACAATTACTACTTGGTGCCCTATTCGGCAAGATCTCGCCAATTTTCTCTCCCTGACTATGTGCGCTATCTCATATCTGAGTACCGCAAAGTTCTAAGG AGGCTTTATGATTTGGGTGCACGTAGGGTTCTTGTAACGGGTACAGGACCAATGGGGTGTGTTCCTGCGGAATTAGCGACGAGAAGCAGAACTGGTGATTGCGACGTGGAACTTCAGAGAGCTGCATCCTTATTCAATCCCCAACTCGTTCAAATGTTAAacggattaaatcaagaacttgGTGCTGACGTTTTCATTGCTGCTAATGCCCAACGCATGCACATGGATTTCGTTTCCAACCCTCGAGCTTATG GATTTGTTACATCGAAGATAGCTTGTTGTGGGCAAGGGCCATACAATGGGGTTGGACTCTGCACACCGGCCTCAAACTTGTGTCCGAACAGAGACCTTTACGCGTTTTGGGATCCATTCCATCCATCAGAGAAAGCTAGTCGAATCATAGTCCAACAGATCCTCAGAGGCACCACTGAGTACATGCACCCCATGAATCTCAGCACTATCATGGCCATCGATTCCAAGACTTGA
- the LOC114407757 gene encoding GDSL esterase/lipase At5g33370-like translates to MASCMVYACYIYIVLGILVLKGAEAQRAFFVFGDSLVDNGNNNFLATTARADAPPYGIDFPTGRPTGRFSNGYNIPDFISQSLGAESTLPYLDPELDGERLLVGANFASAGIGILNDTGIQFVNIIRIYRQLEYWQEYQQRVSALIGPEQTERLINGALVLITLGGNDFVNNYYLVPYSARSRQYNLPDYVKYIISEYKKVLRRLYEIGARRVLVTGTGPLGCVPAELAQRSTNGDCSAELQQAAALFNPQLVQIIRQLNSEIGSNVFVGVNTQQMHIDFISNPQRYGFVTSKVACCGQGPYNGLGLCTPASNLCPNRDSYAFWDPFHPTERANRIIVQQILSGTSEYMYPMNLSTIMALDSSKN, encoded by the exons ATGGCTAGTTGTATGGTTTATGCGTGTTACATTTATATTGTTCTGGGAATATTAGTGTTGAAAGGTGCAGAGGCACAGCGTGCGTTCTTTGTGTTTGGGGATTCTCTTGTGGATAATGGGAACAACAACTTTTTGGCAACTACAGCTCGAGCAGATGCTCCTCCTTATGGCATTGATTTCCCAACCGGAAGACCCACTGGCCGTTTCTCTAATGGCTACAACATTCCCGACTTCATCA GTCAATCACTTGGGGCCGAATCCACATTGCCTTATTTAGATCCCGAGCTCGACGGGGAAAGATTGCTTGTTGGTGCCAACTTTGCTTCTGCTGGTATTGGAATTCTCAATGACACTGGAATCCAATTT GTAAACATAATCAGAATATATAGACAGTTGGAGTACTGGCAAGAATACCAGCAGAGGGTGAGTGCTCTGATAGGACCTGAGCAGACTGAACGCTTAATAAATGGAGCATTAGTCCTCATTACTCTTGGAGGCAACGACTTTGTGAATAACTATTACTTGGTCCCTTACTCTGCAAGATCACGCCAATACAATTTACCAGATTACGTCAAGTATATCATTTCTGAGTATAAGAAAGTTCTCAGG aGGCTATACGAAATTGGAGCACGTAGGGTGCTGGTGACGGGAACGGGTCCATTGGGTTGTGTTCCTGCGGAATTGGCCCAGCGAAGCACCAACGGTGACTGCTCAGCTGAGCTGCAGCAAGCTGCAGCCTTGTTCAACCCTCAACTTGTTCAGATTATCAGACAACTCAACAGCGAAATTGGTTCCAATGTCTTCGTTGGAGTCAACACGCAACAGATGCACATTGATTTCATCAGTAACCCTCAAAGATATG GATTTGTTACATCAAAAGTAGCATGTTGCGGTCAAGGACCCTACAATGGTCTTGGACTGTGCACTCCGGCATCCAACTTGTGCCCTAACCGTGACAGTTATGCGTTTTGGGATCCTTTCCATCCAACAGAAAGGGCTAATAGGATAATCGTTCAACAGATTTTGTCAGGCACCTCAGAGTATATGTACCCAATGAATCTCAGCACCATTATGGCTTTGGATTCGTCTAAGAACTAG
- the LOC114407758 gene encoding GDSL esterase/lipase At5g18430-like, giving the protein MALPSGLVSMLIVLFGMVLVVGVEAKARAFFVFGDSLVDSGNNNYLATTARADSPPYGIDYPTRRPTGRFSNGLNIPDLISERIGGESVLPYLSPQLKGENLLNGANFASAGIGILNDTGSQFLNIIRMYRQLDYFEEYQQRVSILIGVARAKKLVNQALVLITVGGNDFVNNYYLVPYSARSRQYSLQDYVKFLIVEYRKLLMRLYDLGARRVIVTGTGPMGCVPAELAMRGTNGGCSAELQRAASLYNPQLTHMIQGLNKKIGKDVFIAANTALMHNDFVSNPAAYGFTTSQIACCGQGPYNGIGLCTPLSDLCPNRNLHAFWDPFHPSEKSNRLIVEQIMSGSKRYMKPMNLSTVISLDARK; this is encoded by the exons ATGGCACTTCCCTCAGGTTTAGTTTCCATGTTGATAGTACTTTTTGGTATGGTTTTGGTAGTTGGGGTTGAGGCAAAGGCAAGGGCTTTCTTTGTATTTGGAGACTCACTGGTTGACAGTGGTAACAACAATTACTTAGCGACCACTGCACGGGCTGATTCCCCTCCTTATGGCATTGACTATCCAACTCGTAGACCAACCGGTCGTTTCTCCAATGGCCTCAACATTCCCGATCTTATCA GTGAACGAATAGGTGGCGAGTCCGTGTTGCCTTATTTGAGTCCACAACTAAAAGGTGAAAATCTTCTGAATGGAGCCAATTTTGCTTCCGCCGGAATTGGCATTCTTAACGACACTGGATCTCAATTT CTAAATATAATCAGAATGTATAGACAATTGGACTACTTTGAAGAGTACCAGCAACGAGTGTCCATTCTAATTGGAGTAGCGCGGGCTAAGAAACTTGTGAATCAAGCATTGGTCCTCATCACTGTTGGTGGCAACGATTTCGTTAACAATTACTACTTGGTGCCTTATTCTGCAAGGTCTCGCCAGTATTCGCTACAGGATTATGTCAAATTTCTCATTGTCGAGTACCGTAAACTCTTGATG AGACTATATGATTTGGGAGCTCGAAGAGTAATTGTGACAGGCACTGGACCAATGGGTTGTGTTCCAGCAGAATTGGCCATGCGTGGAACAAACGGGGGATGTTCTGCCGAACTTCAACGAGCTGCATCACTCTACAACCCTCAACTAACACACATGATACAAGGACTCAACAAGAAAATTGGCAAAGACGTTTTTATTGCTGCAAATACAGCACTAATGCACAATGATTTCGTTAGTAACCCAGCAGCATACG GATTTACTACATCACAAATTGCTTGTTGTGGGCAAGGACCCTACAATGGGATTGGGTTATGCACACCACTCTCTGACTTGTGCCCAAACAGAAACTTGCATGCTTTTTGGGATCCATTCCATCCATCCGAAAAATCAAACAGACTCATTGTGGAGCAGATTATGTCGGGTTCTAAACGATACATGAAGCCAATGAACCTCAGCACCGTCATATCATTGGATGCTAGAAAATGA
- the LOC114405343 gene encoding two-component response regulator 24-like has translation MTLSFAKSTRSCSSAYLTEAKTVKDGKEAVDLCRSGENFDIIFMDKEMPIMDGHEATKHLSAMGVKSIIVGITTRADGKDKEEFLASGSNHCFEKPLDQAKVEQVLQEHENFGI, from the exons ATGACGCTATCATTCGCAAAATCCACAAGATCATGCTCGAGCGCTTATTTAACAGAGGCAAAAACGGTTAAAGATGGCAAGGAAGCAGTGGATCTGTGTCGTTCTGGGGAAAATTTTGACATAATTTTCATGGACAAAGAAATGCCTATCATGGATGGTCACGAG GCGACAAAACATCTAAGTGCTATGGGTGTGAAGAGCATCATTGTGGGAATCACTACCCGTGCTGATGGAAAAGATAAAGAGGAATTTCTAGCTTCTGGATCGAACCACTGCTTTGAGAAGCCTCTTGACCAAGCAAAGGTTGAACAAGTCTTGCAAGAGCATGAGAATTTTGgcatttga